CTCAAAGTGTTTAACATCAGCGAGTTTTTTGTCCTCTATTGTTAAGTGGACAGCCTCTGCAAAACAGAAAGGGCGATCGAAGAACATCATTGCAAAGGTGCCCCAGTAGTTTTCTTAAAAAGGCGTTGGTAAATCTCAGGATGAACTAGGTGGGAACAGGCACATCTCGAAACTTGAGATAATGAATTAACAACCGGAGGGAATGCTGGAGCATCTCAACCGATTTGGAATAGCCCAACGTTTTACGGTGGAGGCGAGCTA
This genomic stretch from Trichocoleus sp. harbors:
- a CDS encoding IS1 family transposase; this translates as ARLHRKTLGYSKSVEMLQHSLRLLIHYLKFRDVPVPT